CAACACCATGTTCACCAGTAATCGTGCCACCAAGTTCAATTGCTTTCGCAAATATTTCAGCAAAAGCTTGTTCAGCTCGGTGCATTTCTTCTTCATTACGGGCATCTGTCATACAAGTTGGGTGTAAGTTGCCGTCACCAGCATGACCAAAAGTACAAATAGGAATATTATATTTCTTTGCAATTGCATTAATTGCTTCAACCATTGGAGCAATTTGTGAACGTGGTACCGTCGCATCTTCCAGTATTGTTGTAGGTTTTAGTCTTGCAAGTGCTGATAGTGCACTACGGCGAGCTGTTCGAAGCGCATCTGCTTCCGCTTCATCTTTTGCAACGCGAACATCGACTGCATTCATAGAACGACAAACGTTAGCCATTTTTTCAATATCTCGATTGACAACTTCGGGCGGGCCGTCTTGTTCAATTAATAAAATTGCCTTAACGTCAGTTGGTAAACCGATTTGTGCAAATTCTTCTACAACTTCAATTGTCGGTTGATCTAAAAACTCAAGTGTCGCAGGAATGATTTTATTTGCAATAATAGAAGAAACAGCACGTGCAGCTTCGTTAATATCTTCATATAGTGCGAGCATTGTTTTCTTCGTTTCAGGCATAGGAACAAGTTTTAATATCGCTTCCGTAACAACACCAAGTGTTCCTTCAGAACCGATAAATAGACGAGTTAAATCGTAACCAGCTACATCTTTTGCTAATTTACCGCCAGTGCGAATGATATCGCCGTTTGGTAAGACAAGCTCAAGCCCCATTACATAATCACGTGTTACGCCATATTTTAACCCACGCAATCCACCTGAGTTTTCATTAATGTTACCGCCGATTGTAGAAATTTTCATAGAGCTTGGATCTGGTGGATAAAATAAACCTTTTTCTTCTACTGCTTTAATAATATCAAGTGTAATAACGCCAGCTTGTACAGTAATTGTTAAATTTTCTTCGTCAATTTCTAAAATATTGTTCATATGGCGGAAAATAAGGACAATACCGCCTTCAAGTGGACACGCTCCAGCACAAAGATTTGTTCCAGACCCGCGAACATATACAGGAATTTTATGAGTGTTACACACTT
This genomic interval from Bacillus cereus contains the following:
- the glcD gene encoding glycolate oxidase subunit GlcD, whose protein sequence is MLEKQIIDSFVSIVGEDNVDTSNMGRLTYSYDATPNFQAMPDAVIAPRNTNEVADVLKVCNTHKIPVYVRGSGTNLCAGACPLEGGIVLIFRHMNNILEIDEENLTITVQAGVITLDIIKAVEEKGLFYPPDPSSMKISTIGGNINENSGGLRGLKYGVTRDYVMGLELVLPNGDIIRTGGKLAKDVAGYDLTRLFIGSEGTLGVVTEAILKLVPMPETKKTMLALYEDINEAARAVSSIIANKIIPATLEFLDQPTIEVVEEFAQIGLPTDVKAILLIEQDGPPEVVNRDIEKMANVCRSMNAVDVRVAKDEAEADALRTARRSALSALARLKPTTILEDATVPRSQIAPMVEAINAIAKKYNIPICTFGHAGDGNLHPTCMTDARNEEEMHRAEQAFAEIFAKAIELGGTITGEHGVGAMKAPYLEMKLGKEGIAAMQGIKQAFDPNNIMNPGKMFAKDSRKRVVVER